Proteins from one bacterium genomic window:
- a CDS encoding GyrI-like domain-containing protein encodes MATRTKKIFVVLSAFMVPSVLLAGWIGYSLGVFSPVSVTTETRGPYLMVFMLHRGAYHQISEKIDRVGKLLDDRNIPKKTACAIFYDDPRDVPLESLRSEGGYLVDRQLTLEHPFGQQKVPRRSVIVARVKAHPMIAPFKTYSRIVDFMKMHRLDHNGPVMERYLPDGIVEVEMPFKAPNLEMLRQTVEGFRVPEKGMARGTGKDMHTGRQHSSHAGTGSAGEVKVDGSGR; translated from the coding sequence ATGGCCACCCGGACCAAAAAGATTTTCGTTGTTTTATCGGCGTTCATGGTTCCTTCGGTCCTGCTTGCCGGTTGGATCGGTTATTCTCTTGGGGTGTTCAGCCCGGTCAGCGTTACCACGGAAACCCGTGGTCCGTATCTGATGGTCTTCATGCTTCATCGGGGTGCATATCACCAGATATCGGAGAAAATCGACCGTGTGGGCAAGCTGCTGGATGACCGGAATATCCCGAAAAAAACTGCCTGTGCCATCTTCTACGACGATCCCCGGGATGTTCCCCTGGAGAGCTTGCGGAGTGAGGGAGGGTACCTGGTAGACCGGCAGCTTACTCTCGAACATCCCTTCGGACAGCAAAAGGTCCCCCGTCGCAGTGTGATTGTGGCCAGAGTCAAAGCCCATCCCATGATTGCGCCGTTTAAGACCTATAGCCGAATCGTTGATTTCATGAAAATGCATCGCCTGGACCATAATGGTCCGGTCATGGAACGGTATCTTCCTGACGGTATTGTAGAAGTGGAGATGCCCTTCAAAGCTCCGAACCTGGAAATGCTCCGTCAAACCGTTGAGGGCTTTCGTGTGCCGGAAAAAGGCATGGCCCGTGGAACAGGCAAGGACATGCATACCGGACGCCAGCATTCCAGCCATGCAGGAACCGGGAGTGCGGGGGAGGTGAAGGTGGATGGATCTGGCAGATGA